A stretch of the Aspergillus puulaauensis MK2 DNA, chromosome 6, nearly complete sequence genome encodes the following:
- a CDS encoding uncharacterized protein (COG:G;~EggNog:ENOG410Q2KJ;~InterPro:IPR005828;~TransMembrane:1 (i51-71o);~go_component: GO:0016021 - integral component of membrane [Evidence IEA];~go_function: GO:0022857 - transmembrane transporter activity [Evidence IEA];~go_process: GO:0055085 - transmembrane transport [Evidence IEA]), which yields MCKLYGAHHNHRVIIDELSGIKDQLEAESAARGGFYGWIEMFQGPRMSYRIILGVALQAFQQLTGANYFFYYEAMVPYN from the exons ATGTGCAAACTCTATGGAGCACATCACAATCACCGGGTTATCATCGATGAGCTATCCGGAATCAAAGACCAGCTTGAAGCTGAAAGCGCGGCCAGAGGTGGCTTCTATGGATGGATAGAGATGTTTCAGGGGCCTCGAATGTCCTACCGAATTATTCTAGGCGTTGCCCTTCAGGCCTTCCAGCAACTTACTGGCGCCAATTATTTCTTCTACTACG AGGCCATGGTCCCGTACAATTGA